TCATATATATGTCAGAGATAATATTTATTATCTCAGAGATAATAATGTATGAATAGCAACTAGGCATCTTCACAACATCGATATTAATAAAGCTCTATTTACCAACCCTGGCCCTTGGGATGGGTGCAAAACAATTGCTTTGCATGATTTTCAAAAGTGCTTTTATTGTCTCAGTCAAATAAAGCACAGAGAAGCCTGGCTAAGGTCCCATAAGACAACAGGCCAACATCCCCCACACCCAGAGCTCAACATGCAGTTGTcctccctgggggtgggggtgggggctctgtcTACCTCATCagatgtcttcctgtctctcaagGTGTGGCCATGTTCACGCAAGTGTTGTGTACTTTTAGATTTATCAAGCTGTGCAGGGAGATGTGGGGAAGGGTATTCTAGAGATGCCACCTGCAACTGTGACTATAACTGTCAACACTACATGGAGTGCTGCCCTGACTTCAAGAAAGTCTGCACTGTGGGTAAGTGCTGAGAGCTGAGTCCCTTCTGTCTGGCACCACGGTCTGTGTCCCCACGGCTGTCCTCCTCACcttccaccccacaccccactcccGCGCTGCTTTCACACTGTCACACTTCTCAAGTGCCTTTCCCTTCACTTGCATAAATGTCGCGCAGTGTGTTATACTTTGGCATGGTGTCAGAGCTTGGGATTGTTGGGCCTCTGGGTAGCCCGGAGTGGTCACTCTAACAGTGTATTTTCCAGGGAGTCTCCAGAGTGAGTAGAATACAGAAAAGAGCAATGAGTCACTAATACTCCAGAGTATGGCCTCTCcccattctcttctttctctatatGTAGCGTATGTACTATTGTCGCGCACGGCAGAAGTGTTTCTGCTCTTACCGTGTGCACTTAGTGGTGGGCCCTGCAGTGGTTTCATCAAAATAATCCATGAATATAGATTAATCATTTGAGTGTTAACATATGTCTAAATGAcctaaaagtaaataataataataataataataaatctgaaAGATGAGGCATTTATGCTTAATGATGTGTTTCTGTTAAATCCCAAAGGTACTGAATTTTAAGTCATGAGTGGTCTTCCATTGGGATATATTAGGGGCCATTGTGTTATCGACACAGATACCTAATATTTAATTTATGAAAAATGATCATTAAAATTGGTTGAGAGTGACATTTGCTTTCAAATTTGCATGTGAGGCTGATAACGCTATTATTATACTGTTTATGTGTTGTATGAGGTAATTATTTCAAATTGATGCACCCCTAACCAGGACTGTTATTGAATGAGCAGGCCTCTCTTACACAGGCCCTATCATAGGATCGTGACTCTGCCCTTGTCCTGTCTGTCATAGTAAAGACCACATCAGACATCATCATTGAACTTAGTGACCCACTTTTTCTAACGCCAGTTCATTGGAATGTAACAGAGCAGTATCCAAGCTAAATTCTAGTACAAAACAGTGACATGAGGAGGGGAGGATGGAAGGGTGCCCTAAGATGAGCAATTCACTGTCTtgacacttcccagttttcccacTGTGCATACTGAGAAATGACTCAAGCATCGCAAGGGCATCTCTTGGAACCTTGAGGGTTAGGGCTATCTTTCACAAGTCACTGTACTTTGCTTTTGACTTGGACCATCTCTACTTGGGACACCATCTATTTTCTGAGTTCTAAAACAATGACTTGGTGATGATGTCCTTTGAGAAGACTAGTTAGCTAGGAGGTGGGAAATGGCTCTGCAGGCATGTGTGGTTGTTAATCAGTAATCCCTGACATCTTGTCTTGCTCTGGGTAGAGCTCTCCTGTAAAGGCCGCTGCTTCGAGTCCTTTGCCAGAGGACGTGAGTGTGACTGTGACTCCCAGTGCAAGAAGTTTGGCAAGTGTTGCCCTGATTATGATAGCTTCTGTGAAGAAGGTGAGTACCTGGGAAGGTGAACAGTGTATTGGGGACAGTCAGATTTGGGCCATGCTCCATCCTCACCGATGATGTCTAACAGCTCCTTCTGAGGTCTTGATTTAACTAACACACAAGTGATTTTGTATTAATTTTACTTAACCCAGACAAATTAAACCTCTTCTAGCAGTTCTCCTTGACAGAATGATGGGCAGGACTTTCACGTACATGCTTTTTGCTCCCCTTTGGTTGTGGttcaaatacaattttttttttttaaggtttgtttttatgagaagtagaaaatgagaggaaaaccAGAACATgcctcagctttggcatatggcattgccaggaattgaacatgGGGCTTCTGGGGTATCAGAcatacaagttctgtgctttCCTATTGAGTTATCACCCCTACCTCAATTTCAATTTTTTGTCTCACCTCAATGGTGCTAACATTCCGCAGAATCAATGGTACTTTAAGCTATCTGTGCTTTTGGTTTCAGTGCTTTTGAATATACATATTTCAAGAGTGAAACAACACTGTCAGTTGTTCAGAGGATTGAAGTAGTAAATGTATGGTTTGGCTGAAGATGTTCCATTTATAGGCAAACCTACCATGAAATTGTTGACTATCTGAAGCATGTTCCCCTCCCTTTACCAGGTCTTCTAGGGTCTCTATCTATATGTCTGTGtggtagagttaaaaaaaaaaaaaagggtgataATCATTTAGAAACAGTCTCTTCAGCCCATAGGCCCTGTGGAAACATTCTGAACATATAATTCAGCTCTTCctgttttacaaaaataaaatttctctttgatagagagaaattgagaagaggatcaaggcagagagaaatagagatacatgGAAGTACTGTttttgaatctttccccctgtaggtgggaactggggttttaaaccctggtccttgcatatggtgacaCATGGTGGATCAGATGCACCATCTGCTTGGCCCAACCAAAATGAAATATGCTTCATATGTTTAAATAATGGTCCATTTTCTGTTACCAAGTGTTCATTCCGAACTTGTGCCTGGTAATATTTATGGaggtaaaagtaaaaataagtgcTGCTTGCATAACCTTCTGCTTCTATGTCAACAAGGCAGTACCACCTGCTTCTTTTGCATAGTGGAGAGGCCGGGCTCATCAGCAGAGGAGGAACGTTTCTTAATTCTTATTTGCTTTTATTGGAAAGCGCTTCAGAAGCAAGGGGAATAGCACCTTGGGAGTTGCACATGAAGAGCACAGGGTCCTGTAGCTTCAGAAGGAACACGAGGAGGGCAATGTATTTACCCAGAGCCTTGGTTTTGGCTGTGAGACAAAAGTCCCAAGGATTTATTTTGGGCAGAGAATGGGTGGGTAGAGAGAATAGTTAGAGACTGATGAATCACTAAGAGAGCATGTTTTAGAGACAGAGTTTGGAATGCTCCCCAGTGCTGGGTCAGATCACCTGAGACTTCTGTAGGACTGAGCAAAGGACATTCATGAAGGGATGGGGCTTCACTGACAGAATTTACTGGCAGGAGTGAGCTGCACATAAGGGAGTCATCCAGAGCTTTAAGAAAAccacaattaagaaaaaaatatatatatagtcaaatgATCTTTCACTCACTACTTGACGATTGTACTGTTGCTACAGATACTGCTGGTCAGCATCTCTGCCTCTGAAAACCCCAATGTTTCAAGAATTGAAGGACTCAGTGAAGAAGTACTTCAGAATTGTTTTGCTCTTTAGGGAGAACAGGACAAATAGGTTCCAAACTGTAGTACTCAGTGTTTTTGTTGggtagaaggaaaaagagggagaggtaaGGGCTTATAGAGAGGCAATgatagggcccaggcagtggtgcacctgattaagcactcacatcacagtgtgcaaggaccctggttcaagcacctggtctcccccctgcagggggaaaacttcatgagtggtgaagtagacctgcaggtgtctctctgactctttctctcctctttcctctctcaatttctctgtctctacccaacagtaaatgaaattaaaaaagagaggtaATGATAAAGTTCAGGGAGGCGTTTCATCAGAGCTCTCAGAAATATCTACTTTTTCTGGCCTTCAGAAAgacccttccttctctccccactCCTGCTGGAGAAGGGGCAACTAGGAGGGGAGATGCAAGGTTCAAAAGAGATATATCAAACCACTAGTACTTGCTTATAGGTGGGAAAGGAATGCATAATGTGAaggagtggatttttttttctttagatagaaacaaaaggcagagagagagagagagagagagagagagaggacacaacaTCAATGGAAGCTTCCTTtactgcagtgggggctgggctcgaacctgggtttatCCATGCCAAGCAATGCACAATCTAGGTGAACTACTCTACCGGTCCAAAGGTGTGGAATTTTCATGAAAGGAAATATACAAACATGTAGACCATTTGCAGTAAACGGAACCATTGAATTTCAGTCAATATGAAAACAGGAAAGGGTAATTATCATAGTTCTTAGGATCCCAACTGTCCTGCCATTCATGTgcagtagtttaaaaaaaatttttttttttttaaataaaaaggactTATTTCTATGAAACAtagaaagagaggccagagcactgctcagctctggcacaggaCAACATCAGAGACTGAATCTGGGCTctctggaacctcagacatgcaccTCCCATGCTCTCTGAGCTGTTTtcccagaactgtggtggttgttTTCATCCTCACTGGAACAGGCACAACAGGTGAAGCTCACAGTACTCAGTCTTTCTATGCAGGCAAACGCTTTAAGGAATCATCTAGAACAAGCATCTGTTTGTAGCTCAGAAGAGGAGGTTCAGGAGAGGTTAGCTTATTTGACCAAGGTCACAGTGAGACCACACTGGTAGTTTCATACAGGTTTGGAATTAAAATCTTCTGAGTGTCTGTTCTCTGCCACAGTTTATAACACTGTTAGGATTAACGTTTCCTAGAGGCACACCCTCAGAATGAATAGGTTTGGAGTTTTCAGTGTGGGGTTAgatcctgccttcctgcctgcttGTCCACAATAGatctgtccagcctctcttctggGGCCAGATGCACCAGGGTGTGGCTGAGCAGTGTAAGACACACTGTTAACTGACCTGTCTTGCTTGGTCTCAGTGCATAACCCCACAACTCCGCCACCTCGCAAGGCTGCACCTCCACCTCCAGAAGCCTCTCAAACCATCagatcaacatccaaacgttCACCCAAATCACCAAACAAGAAGACTAAGAAAGTGGTAGAATCAGAGGAAATAACAGAAGGTAGGAAGATGACAGATAAACCAAAGGAGGTTTCTTAGATAACATAAATGGACTTTTAtgaggctctggtttatggtggtgctggggattgaacctgggaccttagagcctcaggcatgaaagtcttttgcataaccgctaTGCAATCTCCTCAGCCTTTTTATAAGACTTCTCATAGAACTGGGTCATCAGTAATAATTGCACTGAGTCAAGTCtccttatgcttttttttttttttttttttttactagaacactgctcagctctagtttatggtggtgcaggggattgaacctgggactttggaggctcaggcatgagagtctctttgcatagccattatgctatctacccctgccctccttaTGCTTTCTGTTTACTTGTTTTAAATCAAAGTAGAAGACAAAGTAAATATAAAAcctcaggtatttttttttttccttattactaAATCCAGCATGGGTCTAGGTTAAAATAATCAGAAGaaacaaaattaactatttaaaaaaatttgtacaGAATTAAATTCTATGAAActataaagttgaaaaaaaaaagaaaatacaaagttgAAAGTTACAACTTTCATGACTTTTTATATTGCTAATACTTGATAATCTCAGGTGCTTTGCTTTGTctcatttttactattttatttttattattccgttaaccagagcattgcttggctctggctattggtggtactgggaatcaaacctgggacctctctcatgcaagtcctatgtgctACTGCTGCCTATCTTCCTAGCACAGGTGCTTTATTTTTAGCTCTCAATTAAAAGGAGAGCTGACTATATTACCGGTAAAGTCAAAGCAGAATGCAGAAGTGTAAACGACATTTCTTTGTTGTATTTGAActggaaattcttttttctttttttaaaccacagttGGTGTGATCaacctttttatttgatttatagaACATTCTGTTTCTGAAAATCAagagtcttcctcctcctcttcttcctcttcaacTATTCGGAAAATCAAGTCTTCCAAAAATTCAGCTGCTAATAGAGACTTAAAGAAGAAACCCAAAGGTTTGAGCATTGATAAAGATCAAAGACTATATCAAtgccacatcaataataacttatCTAAAAGTACCCCATGTTGGTAGAATGATTTCTTCTTAAtacttggggggtgggtggggaggatctAACTTTCTAACAATTATTTTAGGAACTGCCAATGAAAATCTCTTTCAGGAAATTGGTACCAAGCAACTAAGACATGGCTCctaaaaacaagataagaagatgCCTTAACAGCTACTGTGGAGCCCCAGGCTCACACCAGGGATGGCTATTTGTGGCTTTCTAGTTCAGTTCCTGTGTGCCTgaattcctttttcttccttctccttcccctgcctcctagccttttaattttttcctttccttgacttaaatattttattgtactgAACAAACTCTGAATTTTACAGAGCCTCATTATTTtcctaacaatttttttttcccctgctgtaGAGGCAATGCAACAGAATGGGCTATTATTTCCTGAAAAGAGACACTGCCTACTTTGTATGATTTCCTGAAATTCTCAAATATGTTCTCAGGAGTCAGAAGATGGCTTGCTGGATAGAGTGCACattataccatgtgcaagggccagtTTCCAGCCTCCAGCCatccatcacatgggagcacctgtatgagggaagcttcaggagtggtggagcagagctgcagtgtCCTTTTtcactctcgttctctctctcttaccatctatctaagaagaaagaaagagactctgtggtgcaatggatagTGAACTGGACTTCTAGAccgaaggaaggcaggaaggaaggaaggaaggaagggaggaaggaaagaaggaagggagggaagaaggaaggaaagagtttaCTAGGAAAGGAGGAATCATGCTGGATCAGAACCccattgataatcctggtggttaaataaatatataaataaaaaatatcttctcTAGGAAACGGTGACCTTTGGATTCTGGAGTGTTGAAGGACTCTCTGTGCTGAGTGGTTATGATTTTCCCTGAAGCCTTCCCTAGATCAGTAACCAGATATTGATCTTTGAGCCTCCCAGAGTCTTGCACACATACAGGTGTATCAAAATAAATTGCTAAGTGGGATCATTTTAACAGTGTGCCCTGGGCTTTGTAGTTGACCTCTGGGGCAGCTGCTATGGGAACTACCAGTCAGTCTTTTGCTGTCATGGTTGCCTAATCTCTCTGTATTCTCTGGGACCCCAGGTTTCAGGGGACAGAAGAGAGGGCTGCTAACAGCCATGCATATATATAGAAGCTCCCCAGGAAGTGTGTAGTgggacgtgtgtgtgtggggggtaatgCAACCAGATTCCTTGGATGTAGTTGCGGAGGCTTCAAAGGAAGCAGTGCAGCACATCTGAGAGAAGTGGGAGCTAGGTCtccaggaaggaggaaaggatgcTGAGCGATAAAGGAGAGATGGCAACATGTGGGCAAAAAGCAATGGATAGAAAGAGCTAAGTCCGTGTCATTCATCACATTGGTAGTTTCAAAATTGTCACTTGCTTCTATATATTAATTACATAGATCGCCTCTCACCCTTCTTCATTCACCCAAACCCAAGAGAGGTTGAGGACCATATTATGATAAGCTAATATACATATTCACAGTTAGATCTTTGCCTAGAGACCCACAGCTCACCTAGGGATAGCAATCTTTTGTTACTGTCAACATTTTTTCAAAACTAAAGCtgtatacatacattttttttttctctagcaaAAGataacaagaaggaaagaacGCCTGAAAAGAAGCCTACCCCACAACCACCACCTGTAGATGATGCAGGAAGTGGAATGGACAATGTCATCCCAACTCCTGGGATTCCTGTCACCCCAAGCAGGAAAGTCACCACACCGCCCAAGGTCACCACAGCAAAGCCAATCACTCCCAAGCCCACTGTTCCAGCAAAGCCtgacacagccaaagaaacagaCTTGACAGCCAATAAGGAGACAACAGTGGAAACTGAAGAGACTTCTACAACAAATAAACAGACATCAACTAGTGTAAAAAAGAAGACAACTTCAGCTAAAGAAACAAGAAGTGCAGAGAAGACTTCTGCTGATGAGTCTGCACTCACGTCTGAAGTGCCTACTAAAGTGACACCCAAAGCTGACAGCACAACCAAGCCTtcagctcccaccaccaccaaggaGCCTGAACCCACCACCACAACAAACAAACCtgaacccaccaccaccaccaagaagcctgaacccaccaccaccaccaagaagcctgaacccaccaccaccaccaagaagcctgaacccaccaccaccaccaagaagcctgaacccaccaccaccaccaagaagcctgaacccaccaccaccaccaagaagcctgaacccaccaccaccaccaagaagcctgaacccaccaccaccaccaagaagcctgaacccaccaccaccaccaagaagcctgaacccaccaccaccaccaagaagCCTGAGCCTACCACCCCCAAGGAACCTGAAACTACCACCACCGAGAAACCTGAACCCATCACCCCCAAGGAGCCTGAACCCACCACCCCTAAAGAgcctgaacccaccactcctaagGAGGCTGAAGCCACCACCCCCAAGGAGGCTAAACCCACCACCCCCAAAGAGCATGAACCCACCACCCCCAAGAAGCCTGAACCCACCACCCCCAAGAAGCCTGAACCCACCACCCCCAAAGAGCCTGAACCCACCACCCCCAAGGAGGCTGAACCCACCACCCCCAAAGAGCCTGAACCCACCACCCCCAAGGAGGCTAAACCCACCACCCCCAAAGAGCCTGAACCCACCACCCCCAAGAAGCCTGAACCCACCACCCCCAAAGAGCCTGAACCCACCACCCCCAAAGAGCCTGAACCCACCACCCCCAAAGAGCCTGAACCCACCACCCCCAAAGAGCCTGAACCCACCACCCCCAAAGAGcttgaacccaccactcccaagGAGGCTGAACCCACCACCCCCAAAGAGCCTGAACCCACCACCCCCAAGGAGGCTAAACCCACCACCCCCAAAGAGCCTGAACCCACCACCCCCAAGAAGCCTGAACCCACCACCCCCAAAAAGCCTGAACCCACCACCCCCAAAGAGCCTGAACCCACCACCCCCAAGAAGCCTGAACCCACCACCCCCAAAAAGCCTGAACCCACCACCCCCAAGAAGCCTGAACCCACCACCCCCAAAAAGCCTGAACCCACCACCCTCAAAGAGCCTGAACCTACCATCCCCAAGGAGCCTGAACCCACCACTACCAAAGAACCTGAACCCACCACCACAAAGGAGCCTGAACCCACCACCCCCAAGGAACTGGCTCCAACTTCTGAGAAACCTGCTCCAAACACTCCAGTGGCCTCTACTCCAGCTCCCACTACTCCTAAGAACCCTGCTGAACCAACTCCAGAGCTTCCTGTAGAACCTACACCAATGGGCCCTGAAAATAGCCCCAAAGAACCTGTGGTGCCCACAACCAAGGACTCTGAAGTGCCCAAGCCTGAAATGACTACAACAGCTAAAGACAAAACCACAGAAAAAGACAAAGGTACTACACCTGCTGCATCTGAAATAACAACAGAAGAGATGACTACAACAGAAAAGACAACCAGTAAACCTGAAAAGACAACAGCTGTACCCAAAGAAACAACTACCGAGTCTAAAGTGACCCCTAAACCCCGAAAGCCAACCAAAGCACCCAGGAAGCCCACTTCTACCAAAAAACCAAGTACGAAACCTAGAGGGAGAAAACGAAAGACCACACCAGCTCCCACCAAGATGACGACAACAGCAGCGCCTGAACCAACCCCTACCTCCTTAGCTGAAGACATGCTCCAAACCACCAACAAGCCCAACCAAACTCCTAGCTCAGAAATGGCTGAAGTTAACCCAGAGGCTGAAGACCCAGATGCTGTTGGAGACAAGCCCCTCACGAATCCCAGCTCCCCAGTGTTCACTCCTTTAGGTGTTCCTGGCGGTAACTTCTTAGTGATAAGACCCAACCAGAACGTTGGTGCTGACCCCATGCTTTCAGGTAATATTGGTTGCTTGGGCTTTTTAAATTTGCTTGAACCAAACTGCCTTGACTTTTGTCATTCTATTGGCAGCTCCTATCTAGAACTTTAAAGTTGTCAGTTTGTGAAGTTTTAGAGCACTTTAGTTCTAAGTATAGGAGTGAACACAGTAAGCTTCTTGCATCTGTAAAAATCAAGCCAGAACCTAGTTTTGGAAATTTAGTGCATTTGCATTTAATAAAACTGAGATggaggaagttgggtggtagcgcagcaggttaagcgcacatggcgcaaagcacaaggacaggcgtaaggatcccggtttgagcctctggctccccacctgcagggagtcgcttcacaagcggtgaagcatatctgcaggtgtctctttctctcgccctctctgtcttctcctactctctgcatttctctctgtcctatccaacaacaacgacatcaataataactacaacaataaaacaagggcaacaaaagggaataaataagtatttaaaaaaactgagaTGGTGTATAGAATCTCAAAAGATGCTTACCTGGGAGTTTATccttaaaagaaaatacaaatgttaaaaaaatgaaaaagttaatgcaagagaaacatctgcaataTTAGTGTCTTTTCCAATGAATTCCAAAAAGCAAGCAGAACTGAAAGATGGAATTCATGttgagatacaaaaaaaaaaaaaaaaatctagggagtcgggctgtagctcagcgggttaagcgcaggtggtgcaaagcacaaggtcggcataaggatcccagttcgagcccccggctccccacctgcaggggagtcacttcacaagtggtgaagcaggtctgcaggtgtctacctttctctgcccctctctgtcttcccctcctctctccatttctctctgtcctatccaacaacaacatcaataacaacaataaagacaaggggcaaaaaaaaaaaaggaataaaataaaataaatattaaaaaaaaaatctagtaactAATTTACACAAAGATGAGGTAACCTTGACCCCtcctaatttatttacttttgtcagAGCGTTGCTCAGTTGTGGCTTATAGTGCTATGGGGGATTGAACAAGGGGCTCTGGGGCATGATACCCCCTTTCAGTAAGTCAGTTCTGTAATACAGCACTTTAATCATATCTTTTTCATCTCAAGTACATGTACCTATCTCAAACTATGCCATTAGAGAGCTTAGGAAAATGTGAAAGTGCTGGGGAAGGGTTGAAAACACAAATACTCCTCTCATTTTGCTTGTTATGGACTTCATTTTGGGTTGTTTTAGATGAAACTGATTTGTGCAACGGCAAGCCAGTAGATGGACTGACAACTCTGCGAAACGGGACCTTGGTTGCCTTTCGAGGTGAGATATTCGCAGTTCTCACCTAACACTTTCTTCTTGGCATTTCAGAACCAAAGCAGTACTTTGGGTTGAACTTCTGAGGGTACACAATGGACAAACTTAACCTTTCACAGTGAAATCTGAGAGTGATAAAGTAACAGATTAACAAAACTAAACACAATTAGAAACAAAAATCTTGAACTGagacaattaaattttttttccccctaccacTCAGGATTAAAAGATAGTGCAAATTTTAATTTCCTAACAAATACCATAGTTTGCATTAcctgttttatttaaaaatattatctggggggctgggtggtagtgtagtgggttaagtgcacatggtacaaagtgcaaggaccggcttaagaatctcagtttgagcccttggtttaCCACCTGCACCCcatttgttagcctctctccttatagagatgagccaagagggaaaagtctccctgaatcagtttctccttgttagtctctcaagctcacagaaagcctacaggcctctcacacttggTTTcctctgctagc
Above is a genomic segment from Erinaceus europaeus chromosome 9, mEriEur2.1, whole genome shotgun sequence containing:
- the PRG4 gene encoding proteoglycan 4 isoform X8, translated to MEWKILPINLLLLLPALLIQQVSSQDLSSCAGRCGEGYSRDATCNCDYNCQHYMECCPDFKKVCTVELSCKGRCFESFARGRECDCDSQCKKFGKCCPDYDSFCEEVHNPTTPPPRKAAPPPPEASQTIRSTSKRSPKSPNKKTKKVVESEEITEEHSVSENQESSSSSSSSSTIRKIKSSKNSAANRDLKKKPKAKDNKKERTPEKKPTPQPPPVDDAGSGMDNVIPTPGIPVTPSRKVTTPPKVTTAKPITPKPTVPAKPDTAKETDLTANKETTVETEETSTTNKQTSTSVKKKTTSAKETRSAEKTSADESALTSEVPTKVTPKADSTTKPSAPTTTKEPEPTTTTKKPEPTTPKEPETTTTEKPEPITPKEPEPTTPKEPEPTTPKEAEATTPKEAKPTTPKEHEPTTPKKPEPTTPKKPEPTTPKEPEPTTPKEAEPTTPKEPEPTTPKEAKPTTPKEPEPTTPKKPEPTTPKEPEPTTPKEPEPTTPKEPEPTTPKEPEPTTPKELEPTTPKEAEPTTPKEPEPTTPKEAKPTTPKEPEPTTPKKPEPTTPKKPEPTTPKEPEPTTPKKPEPTTPKKPEPTTPKKPEPTTPKKPEPTTLKEPEPTIPKEPEPTTTKEPEPTTTKEPEPTTPKELAPTSEKPAPNTPVASTPAPTTPKNPAEPTPELPVEPTPMGPENSPKEPVVPTTKDSEVPKPEMTTTAKDKTTEKDKGTTPAASEITTEEMTTTEKTTSKPEKTTAVPKETTTESKVTPKPRKPTKAPRKPTSTKKPSTKPRGRKRKTTPAPTKMTTTAAPEPTPTSLAEDMLQTTNKPNQTPSSEMAEVNPEAEDPDAVGDKPLTNPSSPVFTPLGVPGGNFLVIRPNQNVGADPMLSDETDLCNGKPVDGLTTLRNGTLVAFRGHYFWMLRPFSPPSPPRKINEVWGIPSPIDTVFTRCNCEGKTYFFKGGQYWRFTNDVRDTGYPKQIVKGFGGLNGRIVAALSIAKYKDRPESVYFFKRGGGIQQYTYKQEPTRKCSRSPAINYSVYGQMTQVRRRRFERAIGPLTHTIRIHYSPVRVIYQDKGLLHNEVKMSTMWRGFPSVVTSAIALPNIRKPDSYDYYAFSKDQYYNIDIPSRTARAITTRSGQTLSKAWYNCP
- the PRG4 gene encoding proteoglycan 4 isoform X3; its protein translation is MEWKILPINLLLLLPALLIQQVSSQDLSSCAGRCGEGYSRDATCNCDYNCQHYMECCPDFKKVCTVELSCKGRCFESFARGRECDCDSQCKKFGKCCPDYDSFCEEVHNPTTPPPRKAAPPPPEASQTIRSTSKRSPKSPNKKTKKVVESEEITEAKDNKKERTPEKKPTPQPPPVDDAGSGMDNVIPTPGIPVTPSRKVTTPPKVTTAKPITPKPTVPAKPDTAKETDLTANKETTVETEETSTTNKQTSTSVKKKTTSAKETRSAEKTSADESALTSEVPTKVTPKADSTTKPSAPTTTKEPEPTTTTNKPEPTTTTKKPEPTTTTKKPEPTTTTKKPEPTTTTKKPEPTTTTKKPEPTTTTKKPEPTTTTKKPEPTTTTKKPEPTTTTKKPEPTTTTKKPEPTTPKEPETTTTEKPEPITPKEPEPTTPKEPEPTTPKEAEATTPKEAKPTTPKEHEPTTPKKPEPTTPKKPEPTTPKEPEPTTPKEAEPTTPKEPEPTTPKEAKPTTPKEPEPTTPKKPEPTTPKEPEPTTPKEPEPTTPKEPEPTTPKEPEPTTPKELEPTTPKEAEPTTPKEPEPTTPKEAKPTTPKEPEPTTPKKPEPTTPKKPEPTTPKEPEPTTPKKPEPTTPKKPEPTTPKKPEPTTPKKPEPTTLKEPEPTIPKEPEPTTTKEPEPTTTKEPEPTTPKELAPTSEKPAPNTPVASTPAPTTPKNPAEPTPELPVEPTPMGPENSPKEPVVPTTKDSEVPKPEMTTTAKDKTTEKDKGTTPAASEITTEEMTTTEKTTSKPEKTTAVPKETTTESKVTPKPRKPTKAPRKPTSTKKPSTKPRGRKRKTTPAPTKMTTTAAPEPTPTSLAEDMLQTTNKPNQTPSSEMAEVNPEAEDPDAVGDKPLTNPSSPVFTPLGVPGGNFLVIRPNQNVGADPMLSDETDLCNGKPVDGLTTLRNGTLVAFRGHYFWMLRPFSPPSPPRKINEVWGIPSPIDTVFTRCNCEGKTYFFKGGQYWRFTNDVRDTGYPKQIVKGFGGLNGRIVAALSIAKYKDRPESVYFFKRGGGIQQYTYKQEPTRKCSRSPAINYSVYGQMTQVRRRRFERAIGPLTHTIRIHYSPVRVIYQDKGLLHNEVKMSTMWRGFPSVVTSAIALPNIRKPDSYDYYAFSKDQYYNIDIPSRTARAITTRSGQTLSKAWYNCP
- the PRG4 gene encoding proteoglycan 4 isoform X10; translated protein: MEWKILPINLLLLLPALLIQQVSSQELSCKGRCFESFARGRECDCDSQCKKFGKCCPDYDSFCEEAKDNKKERTPEKKPTPQPPPVDDAGSGMDNVIPTPGIPVTPSRKVTTPPKVTTAKPITPKPTVPAKPDTAKETDLTANKETTVETEETSTTNKQTSTSVKKKTTSAKETRSAEKTSADESALTSEVPTKVTPKADSTTKPSAPTTTKEPEPTTTTNKPEPTTTTKKPEPTTTTKKPEPTTTTKKPEPTTTTKKPEPTTTTKKPEPTTTTKKPEPTTTTKKPEPTTTTKKPEPTTTTKKPEPTTTTKKPEPTTPKEPETTTTEKPEPITPKEPEPTTPKEPEPTTPKEAEATTPKEAKPTTPKEHEPTTPKKPEPTTPKKPEPTTPKEPEPTTPKEAEPTTPKEPEPTTPKEAKPTTPKEPEPTTPKKPEPTTPKEPEPTTPKEPEPTTPKEPEPTTPKEPEPTTPKELEPTTPKEAEPTTPKEPEPTTPKEAKPTTPKEPEPTTPKKPEPTTPKKPEPTTPKEPEPTTPKKPEPTTPKKPEPTTPKKPEPTTPKKPEPTTLKEPEPTIPKEPEPTTTKEPEPTTTKEPEPTTPKELAPTSEKPAPNTPVASTPAPTTPKNPAEPTPELPVEPTPMGPENSPKEPVVPTTKDSEVPKPEMTTTAKDKTTEKDKGTTPAASEITTEEMTTTEKTTSKPEKTTAVPKETTTESKVTPKPRKPTKAPRKPTSTKKPSTKPRGRKRKTTPAPTKMTTTAAPEPTPTSLAEDMLQTTNKPNQTPSSEMAEVNPEAEDPDAVGDKPLTNPSSPVFTPLGVPGGNFLVIRPNQNVGADPMLSDETDLCNGKPVDGLTTLRNGTLVAFRGHYFWMLRPFSPPSPPRKINEVWGIPSPIDTVFTRCNCEGKTYFFKGGQYWRFTNDVRDTGYPKQIVKGFGGLNGRIVAALSIAKYKDRPESVYFFKRGGGIQQYTYKQEPTRKCSRSPAINYSVYGQMTQVRRRRFERAIGPLTHTIRIHYSPVRVIYQDKGLLHNEVKMSTMWRGFPSVVTSAIALPNIRKPDSYDYYAFSKDQYYNIDIPSRTARAITTRSGQTLSKAWYNCP